One genomic window of Medicago truncatula cultivar Jemalong A17 chromosome 1, MtrunA17r5.0-ANR, whole genome shotgun sequence includes the following:
- the LOC11433290 gene encoding glycine-rich cell wall structural protein isoform X2, with protein MLLGNKKVALLLLLCLHAFVVNVVARNVNNDDEKNLVGFGKGGGFGGGFGGGGGAGGGGGGGFGGGGGFGGGAGGGGGFGGGAGGGHGIGGGGGFGGGGGAGGGHGIGGGIGKGGGLGGGIGKGGGAGGGGGFGKGGGVGGGAGGGFGKGGGLGGGHGGGIGKGGGVGGGSGGGFGKGGGLGGGIGKGGGGGFGKGGGVGGGIGKGGGHGGGGGFGKGGGIGGGIGKGGGLGGGGGFGKGGGVGGGIGKGGGLGGGGGFGKGGGVGGGIGKGGGLGGGGGFGKGGGIGGGIGKGGGLGGGIGGGSGGGGSFGGGSGTGIGGGIGKGFGGGIGGGSGGGFGGGGGSGGGIGGGFGKGGGFGGGAGGGSGGGIGGGFGKGGGFGGGVGGGEGGGFGGGFGGGGGGGGGGGIGHH; from the exons ATGTTGCTAGGGAACAAGAAAGTGGCTTTATTGTTATTGCTTTGTCTACATGCTTTCGTGGTCAATGTGGTTGCAAGGAATGTAAACAATGATGATGAGAAAAACCTTGTCGGGTTTGGCAAGGGAGGTGGGTTTGGAGGTGGATttggtggtggaggaggagcTGGTGGTGGCGGCGGCGGCGGTTTTGGTGGAGGAGGAGGATTTGGGGGTGGTGCTGGTGGTGGAGGAGGGTTTGGTGGTGGTGCAGGCGGCGGACATGGAATTGGAGGTGGAGGAGGGTTTGGTGGCGGTGGAGGTGCTGGTGGAGGACATGGGATTGGAGGTGGAATTGGTAAAGGAGGCGGACTTGGTGGTGGAATAGGAAAAGGTGGGGGAGCTGGTGGAGGTGGTGGTTTTGGAAAAGGTGGAGGAGTAGGAGGTGGTGCCGGTGGCGGCTTCGGAAAGGGTGGAGGACTTGGAGGTGGTCATGGTGGGGGCATTGGCAAAG GTGGTGGTGTTGGAGGAGGTTCAGGTGGTGGCTTTGGAAAGGGCGGTGGCCTTGGAGGTGGTATAGGTAAGGGTGGTGGTGGAGGTTTTGGAAAAGGTGGCGGTGTTGGAGGTGGAATTGGCAAAGGTGGAGGTCATGGAGGTGGTGGAGGCTTTGGAAAAGGTGGTGGCATTGGAGGTGGAATCGGAAAGGGTGGAGGtcttggtggtg GTGGAGGCTTTGGAAAAGGTGGTGGTGTTGGTGGTGGAATTGGCAAAGGTGGAGGacttggtggtggtggaggctTTGGAAAAGGTGGTGGTGTTGGAGGTGGAATTGGAAAAGGTGGAGGacttggtggtggtggtggatttGGAAAAGGCGGTGGCATTGGTGGTGGAATTGGTAAAGGTGGTGGTTTAGGTGGTGGTATTGGAGGAGGTTCTGGTGGAGGTGGTAGTTTTGGAGGCGGTTCTGGTACTGGAATTGGTGGTGGAATCGGAAAAGGTTTTGGTGGAGGTATTGGGGGTGGTTCAGGCGGAGGTTTTGGCGGCGGTGGTGGTTCTGGTGGTGGCATTGGAGGGGGATTTGGCAAAGGTGGAGGTTTTGGTGGTGGTGCTGGAGGAGGTTCTGGTGGTGGTATTGGTGGAGGGTTCGGCAAAGGTGGAGGCTTTGGAGGAGGTGTTGGTGGAGGAGAAGGAGGTGGTTTTGGTGGAGGGTTTGGCGGGGGTGGCGGAGGAGGTGGAGGCGGTGGAATTGGACACCACTGA
- the LOC11433290 gene encoding glycine-rich cell wall structural protein isoform X1, with protein MLLGNKKVALLLLLCLHAFVVNVVARNVNNDDEKNLVGFGKGGGFGGGFGGGGGAGGGGGGGFGGGGGFGGGAGGGGGFGGGAGGGHGIGGGGGFGGGGGAGGGHGIGGGIGKGGGLGGGIGKGGGAGGGGGFGKGGGVGGGAGGGFGKGGGLGGGHGGGIGKGGGVGGGSGGGFGKGGGLGGGIGKGGGGGFGKGGGVGGGIGKGGGHGGGGGFGKGGGIGGGIGKGGGLGGGGGFGKGGGVGGGIGKGGGFGKGGGVGGGIGKGGGLGGGGGFGKGGGVGGGIGKGGGLGGGGGFGKGGGIGGGIGKGGGLGGGIGGGSGGGGSFGGGSGTGIGGGIGKGFGGGIGGGSGGGFGGGGGSGGGIGGGFGKGGGFGGGAGGGSGGGIGGGFGKGGGFGGGVGGGEGGGFGGGFGGGGGGGGGGGIGHH; from the exons ATGTTGCTAGGGAACAAGAAAGTGGCTTTATTGTTATTGCTTTGTCTACATGCTTTCGTGGTCAATGTGGTTGCAAGGAATGTAAACAATGATGATGAGAAAAACCTTGTCGGGTTTGGCAAGGGAGGTGGGTTTGGAGGTGGATttggtggtggaggaggagcTGGTGGTGGCGGCGGCGGCGGTTTTGGTGGAGGAGGAGGATTTGGGGGTGGTGCTGGTGGTGGAGGAGGGTTTGGTGGTGGTGCAGGCGGCGGACATGGAATTGGAGGTGGAGGAGGGTTTGGTGGCGGTGGAGGTGCTGGTGGAGGACATGGGATTGGAGGTGGAATTGGTAAAGGAGGCGGACTTGGTGGTGGAATAGGAAAAGGTGGGGGAGCTGGTGGAGGTGGTGGTTTTGGAAAAGGTGGAGGAGTAGGAGGTGGTGCCGGTGGCGGCTTCGGAAAGGGTGGAGGACTTGGAGGTGGTCATGGTGGGGGCATTGGCAAAG GTGGTGGTGTTGGAGGAGGTTCAGGTGGTGGCTTTGGAAAGGGCGGTGGCCTTGGAGGTGGTATAGGTAAGGGTGGTGGTGGAGGTTTTGGAAAAGGTGGCGGTGTTGGAGGTGGAATTGGCAAAGGTGGAGGTCATGGAGGTGGTGGAGGCTTTGGAAAAGGTGGTGGCATTGGAGGTGGAATCGGAAAGGGTGGAGGtcttggtggtggtggaggctTTGGAAAAGGTGGTGGTGTTGGTGGTGGAATTGGCAAAGGTGGAGGCTTTGGAAAAGGTGGTGGTGTTGGTGGTGGAATTGGCAAAGGTGGAGGacttggtggtggtggaggctTTGGAAAAGGTGGTGGTGTTGGAGGTGGAATTGGAAAAGGTGGAGGacttggtggtggtggtggatttGGAAAAGGCGGTGGCATTGGTGGTGGAATTGGTAAAGGTGGTGGTTTAGGTGGTGGTATTGGAGGAGGTTCTGGTGGAGGTGGTAGTTTTGGAGGCGGTTCTGGTACTGGAATTGGTGGTGGAATCGGAAAAGGTTTTGGTGGAGGTATTGGGGGTGGTTCAGGCGGAGGTTTTGGCGGCGGTGGTGGTTCTGGTGGTGGCATTGGAGGGGGATTTGGCAAAGGTGGAGGTTTTGGTGGTGGTGCTGGAGGAGGTTCTGGTGGTGGTATTGGTGGAGGGTTCGGCAAAGGTGGAGGCTTTGGAGGAGGTGTTGGTGGAGGAGAAGGAGGTGGTTTTGGTGGAGGGTTTGGCGGGGGTGGCGGAGGAGGTGGAGGCGGTGGAATTGGACACCACTGA
- the LOC11421348 gene encoding protein NPGR2 isoform X1 yields the protein MYNLMHCDITVTTTNCLKTCNITTSQTHENIENYQNRQIKGCCRKYFQLWILCLTREKNHCYTFIESSMRAKSLISKKKFSIRRELRKMIKCVCSKEKLSVDELNYSSESLATRDYSATASGYSSRPGENDTKLDNSNIEEAESSLRESGYLNYEEARALLGRLEYQKGNIEAALHVFEGIDIAAVIPKMKMSISRKCESNNKRSPQRDSVPSMSIHAVSLLLEAFFLKAKSLQTLGRFQEAAQSCKTILDTVESALPEGWPENFVSDCKLQEIVTNSVELLPELWNLAGSPQDVILSFRKALLYHWNLDTESTARIQKEFALFLLYSGYEADSPSLRSQLNGSFVPRNNIEEAVLLLLILLRNSKDRSIIHHLSFALSVCGEFMTLAQQVEELLPETMERRERYYTLALCYCGKGEHIVALDLLRNLLKNRENSVYSDCIEELLLASKICADNKVCIEDGIKFSSKAISQMHGKCNQIEAIANCLLGVLLSAKSKSVTSESEKVLIQSQAFSALKASEKLMKENDPYIVLNLCLEYAEHRKLRIAYDHAKKLIKLEGGSSISGYILLARILSAQKKFVDAEIVIDAALDQSGKWDQGELLRTKAKIQIAQGRLKNAIETYTFFLAILQVHNKNLGTANKVMKCKRNRDRRLEVEVWHDLANVYTALSRWHDAEICLAKSQAIDPYSASRLHSTGLLNEARGLHQEALKSYKKALDIEPNHVASLISTACVLRKLGGQSSSLIVRSLLTDALKLDTTNSSAWYNLGLLYKADLGTSALEAAECFETAVFLEESSPIEPFR from the exons ATGTATAATTTAATGCACTGTGACATAACTGTTACAACGACAAATTGTTTGAAAACTTGTAACATAACAACCAGTCAAACTCATGAAAACATTGAAAATTACCAAAACAGACAAATAAAAGGTTGTTGTAGAAAGTATTTTCAGCTTTGGATTCTTTgcttaacaagagaaaaaaatcattgttaCACTTTCATT GAAAGTAGCATGAGAGCTAAGAGTTTGATAAGTAAGAAAAAGTTTAGCATTAGAAGGGAATTGAGGAAGATGATAAAGTGTGTGTGTTCAAAGGAGAAGTTAAGTGTAGATGAACTGAATTATTCATCAGAGTCCCTTGCAACTAGGGATTATTCAGCAACAGCAAGTGGTTATTCATCTCGTCCAGGTGAAAATGATACAAAGTTGGATAATAGTAACATTGAAGAAGCAGAATCATCTCTACGTGAAAGTGGTTATTTAAACTATGAG GAAGCTAGAGCCTTGTTAGGAAGACTTGAGTATCAAAAAGGCAACATTGAAGCTGCACTTCATGTATTTGAAGGAATAGATATTGCTGCTGTCATTCCAAAGATGAAAATGTCTATATCTAGAAAATGTGAATCCAATAATAAACGCAGTCCACAACGTGATTCAGTGCCTTCTATGTCGATACATGCTGTTAGTTTACTTCTTGAAGCTTTTTTTCTCAAGGCTAAATCATTGCAAACTCTTGGAAGGTTTCAAG AAGCTGCTCAATCTTGCAAAACTATTTTAGACACAGTTGAGTCTGCATTACCAGAAGGTTGGCCCGAAAACTTTGTTTCAGATTGTAAATTACAAGAGATAGTAACAAATTCTGTAGAACTGCTTCCGGAGTTATGGAACCTCGCAGGCTCACCTCAAGATGTTATCTTATCATTTAGGAAAGCCTTGCTTTATCATTGGAATCTTGACACTGAATCAACTGCAAGAATACAAAAGGAATTTGCTTTGTTTCTTTTGTACAGCGGCTACGAAGCGGACTCTCCTTCGCTTCGCTCTCAATTGAACGGTTCGTTTGTGCCAAGAAACAACATAGAAGAAGCTGTTCTTCTACTTCTGATTCTGCTGAGAAATTCTAAAGATCGCTCAATAATTCATCACCTTTCTTTCGCGCTGAGTGTTTGTGGTGAATTCATGACACTAGCTCAACAAGTTGAGGAATTACTTCCAGAAACAatggagagaagagaaagatatTACACTCTAGCTCTTTGTTACTGTGGTAAAGGTGAGCATATAGTTGCTTTGGATCTTTTGAGGAACCTATTGAAAAATAGAGAGAACTCGGTATACTCGGATTGCATAGAGGAATTGCTATTAGCTTCAAAAATTTGTGCAGACAACAAGGTTTGTATCGAAGACGGAATCAAATTTTCAAGCAAGGCAATTTCTCAAATGCATGGAAAGTGTAATCAAATAGAAGCTATTGCAAATTGTTTACTAGGTGTTCTACTGTCAGCAAAATCGAAGTCAGTTACTTCTGAATCAGAGAAAGTTTTGATACAATCTCAAGCATTCAGTGCTTTAAAAGCTTCTGAGAAATTGATGAAGGAAAATGATCCTTACATTGTTCTTAATCTTTGTCTAGAATATGCTGAGCATAGAAAGTTGAGAATTGCTTATGATCACGCAAAGAAACTGATTAAGCTGGAAGGTGGATCGAGTATTAGCGGATATATACTACTAGCGCGGATTTTATCGGCTCAAAAAAAGTTTGTTGATGCGGAGATTGTTATTGATGCTGCTTTAGATCAAAGCGGAAAATGGGATCAAGGAGAATTGTTGAGAACTAAAGCTAAGATTCAGATTGCACAAGGAAGATTAAAAAATGCTATTGAGACATACACTTTTTTTCTTGCGATTCTTCAAGTCCATAATAAAAATCTAGGAACTGCAAATAAGGTTATGAAG TGTAAGAGAAATCGTGACAGAAGACTAGAAGTGGAAGTTTGGCATGATTTAGCCAATGTGTACACAGCCTTGTCGCGGTGGCATGATGCCGAAATTTGTCTTGCTAAATCTCAGGCTATTGATCCATATTCCGCTTCTAGATTGCACTCCAcag GTTTACTTAATGAAGCAAGAGGTCTTCATCAAGAAGCAttgaaatcatataaaaaagCATTAGATATTGAGCCAAACCATGTGGCAAGTTTGATATCAACAGCTTGTGTTCTGAGAAAACTTGGCGGTCAATCATCATCTTTAATTGTTAGAAGCCTTCTCACCGATGCATTAAAGCTTGACACAACAAATTCATCTGCATGGTACAATCTTGGACTTCTCTACAAAGCTGATTTGGGAACATCAGCATTGGAAGCTGCTGAATGCTTTGAAACAGCTGTTTTTCTTGAAGAATCATCTCCCATTGAACCCTTTAGATAA
- the LOC11433290 gene encoding glycine-rich cell wall structural protein isoform X3 encodes MLLGNKKVALLLLLCLHAFVVNVVARNVNNDDEKNLVGFGKGGGFGGGFGGGGGAGGGGGGGFGGGGGFGGGAGGGGGFGGGAGGGHGIGGGGGFGGGGGAGGGHGIGGGIGKGGGLGGGIGKGGGAGGGGGFGKGGGVGGGAGGGFGKGGGLGGGHGGGIGKGGGVGGGSGGGFGKGGGLGGGIGKGGGGGFGKGGGVGGGIGKGGGHGGGGGFGKGGGIGGGIGKGGGLGGGGGFGKGGGVGGGIGKGGGLGGGGGFGKGGGVGGGIGKGGGLGGGGGFGKGGGIGGGIGKGGGLGGGIGGGSGGGGSFGGGSGTGIGGGIGKGFGGGIGGGSGGGFGGGGGSGGGIGGGFGKGGGFGGGAGGGSGGGIGGGFGKGGGFGGGVGGGEGGGFGGGFGGGGGGGGGGGIGHH; translated from the exons ATGTTGCTAGGGAACAAGAAAGTGGCTTTATTGTTATTGCTTTGTCTACATGCTTTCGTGGTCAATGTGGTTGCAAGGAATGTAAACAATGATGATGAGAAAAACCTTGTCGGGTTTGGCAAGGGAGGTGGGTTTGGAGGTGGATttggtggtggaggaggagcTGGTGGTGGCGGCGGCGGCGGTTTTGGTGGAGGAGGAGGATTTGGGGGTGGTGCTGGTGGTGGAGGAGGGTTTGGTGGTGGTGCAGGCGGCGGACATGGAATTGGAGGTGGAGGAGGGTTTGGTGGCGGTGGAGGTGCTGGTGGAGGACATGGGATTGGAGGTGGAATTGGTAAAGGAGGCGGACTTGGTGGTGGAATAGGAAAAGGTGGGGGAGCTGGTGGAGGTGGTGGTTTTGGAAAAGGTGGAGGAGTAGGAGGTGGTGCCGGTGGCGGCTTCGGAAAGGGTGGAGGACTTGGAGGTGGTCATGGTGGGGGCATTGGCAAAG GTGGTGGTGTTGGAGGAGGTTCAGGTGGTGGCTTTGGAAAGGGCGGTGGCCTTGGAGGTGGTATAGGTAAGGGTGGTGGTGGAGGTTTTGGAAAAGGTGGCGGTGTTGGAGGTGGAATTGGCAAAGGTGGAGGTCATGGAGGTGGTGGAGGCTTTGGAAAAGGTGGTGGCATTGGAGGTGGAATCGGAAAGGGTGGAGGtcttggtggtggtggaggctTTGGAAAAGGTGGTGGTGTTGGTGGTGGAATTGGCAAAG GTGGAGGacttggtggtggtggaggctTTGGAAAAGGTGGTGGTGTTGGAGGTGGAATTGGAAAAGGTGGAGGacttggtggtggtggtggatttGGAAAAGGCGGTGGCATTGGTGGTGGAATTGGTAAAGGTGGTGGTTTAGGTGGTGGTATTGGAGGAGGTTCTGGTGGAGGTGGTAGTTTTGGAGGCGGTTCTGGTACTGGAATTGGTGGTGGAATCGGAAAAGGTTTTGGTGGAGGTATTGGGGGTGGTTCAGGCGGAGGTTTTGGCGGCGGTGGTGGTTCTGGTGGTGGCATTGGAGGGGGATTTGGCAAAGGTGGAGGTTTTGGTGGTGGTGCTGGAGGAGGTTCTGGTGGTGGTATTGGTGGAGGGTTCGGCAAAGGTGGAGGCTTTGGAGGAGGTGTTGGTGGAGGAGAAGGAGGTGGTTTTGGTGGAGGGTTTGGCGGGGGTGGCGGAGGAGGTGGAGGCGGTGGAATTGGACACCACTGA
- the LOC11421348 gene encoding protein NPGR2 isoform X2: MRAKSLISKKKFSIRRELRKMIKCVCSKEKLSVDELNYSSESLATRDYSATASGYSSRPGENDTKLDNSNIEEAESSLRESGYLNYEEARALLGRLEYQKGNIEAALHVFEGIDIAAVIPKMKMSISRKCESNNKRSPQRDSVPSMSIHAVSLLLEAFFLKAKSLQTLGRFQEAAQSCKTILDTVESALPEGWPENFVSDCKLQEIVTNSVELLPELWNLAGSPQDVILSFRKALLYHWNLDTESTARIQKEFALFLLYSGYEADSPSLRSQLNGSFVPRNNIEEAVLLLLILLRNSKDRSIIHHLSFALSVCGEFMTLAQQVEELLPETMERRERYYTLALCYCGKGEHIVALDLLRNLLKNRENSVYSDCIEELLLASKICADNKVCIEDGIKFSSKAISQMHGKCNQIEAIANCLLGVLLSAKSKSVTSESEKVLIQSQAFSALKASEKLMKENDPYIVLNLCLEYAEHRKLRIAYDHAKKLIKLEGGSSISGYILLARILSAQKKFVDAEIVIDAALDQSGKWDQGELLRTKAKIQIAQGRLKNAIETYTFFLAILQVHNKNLGTANKVMKCKRNRDRRLEVEVWHDLANVYTALSRWHDAEICLAKSQAIDPYSASRLHSTVYAGLLNEARGLHQEALKSYKKALDIEPNHVASLISTACVLRKLGGQSSSLIVRSLLTDALKLDTTNSSAWYNLGLLYKADLGTSALEAAECFETAVFLEESSPIEPFR; the protein is encoded by the exons ATGAGAGCTAAGAGTTTGATAAGTAAGAAAAAGTTTAGCATTAGAAGGGAATTGAGGAAGATGATAAAGTGTGTGTGTTCAAAGGAGAAGTTAAGTGTAGATGAACTGAATTATTCATCAGAGTCCCTTGCAACTAGGGATTATTCAGCAACAGCAAGTGGTTATTCATCTCGTCCAGGTGAAAATGATACAAAGTTGGATAATAGTAACATTGAAGAAGCAGAATCATCTCTACGTGAAAGTGGTTATTTAAACTATGAG GAAGCTAGAGCCTTGTTAGGAAGACTTGAGTATCAAAAAGGCAACATTGAAGCTGCACTTCATGTATTTGAAGGAATAGATATTGCTGCTGTCATTCCAAAGATGAAAATGTCTATATCTAGAAAATGTGAATCCAATAATAAACGCAGTCCACAACGTGATTCAGTGCCTTCTATGTCGATACATGCTGTTAGTTTACTTCTTGAAGCTTTTTTTCTCAAGGCTAAATCATTGCAAACTCTTGGAAGGTTTCAAG AAGCTGCTCAATCTTGCAAAACTATTTTAGACACAGTTGAGTCTGCATTACCAGAAGGTTGGCCCGAAAACTTTGTTTCAGATTGTAAATTACAAGAGATAGTAACAAATTCTGTAGAACTGCTTCCGGAGTTATGGAACCTCGCAGGCTCACCTCAAGATGTTATCTTATCATTTAGGAAAGCCTTGCTTTATCATTGGAATCTTGACACTGAATCAACTGCAAGAATACAAAAGGAATTTGCTTTGTTTCTTTTGTACAGCGGCTACGAAGCGGACTCTCCTTCGCTTCGCTCTCAATTGAACGGTTCGTTTGTGCCAAGAAACAACATAGAAGAAGCTGTTCTTCTACTTCTGATTCTGCTGAGAAATTCTAAAGATCGCTCAATAATTCATCACCTTTCTTTCGCGCTGAGTGTTTGTGGTGAATTCATGACACTAGCTCAACAAGTTGAGGAATTACTTCCAGAAACAatggagagaagagaaagatatTACACTCTAGCTCTTTGTTACTGTGGTAAAGGTGAGCATATAGTTGCTTTGGATCTTTTGAGGAACCTATTGAAAAATAGAGAGAACTCGGTATACTCGGATTGCATAGAGGAATTGCTATTAGCTTCAAAAATTTGTGCAGACAACAAGGTTTGTATCGAAGACGGAATCAAATTTTCAAGCAAGGCAATTTCTCAAATGCATGGAAAGTGTAATCAAATAGAAGCTATTGCAAATTGTTTACTAGGTGTTCTACTGTCAGCAAAATCGAAGTCAGTTACTTCTGAATCAGAGAAAGTTTTGATACAATCTCAAGCATTCAGTGCTTTAAAAGCTTCTGAGAAATTGATGAAGGAAAATGATCCTTACATTGTTCTTAATCTTTGTCTAGAATATGCTGAGCATAGAAAGTTGAGAATTGCTTATGATCACGCAAAGAAACTGATTAAGCTGGAAGGTGGATCGAGTATTAGCGGATATATACTACTAGCGCGGATTTTATCGGCTCAAAAAAAGTTTGTTGATGCGGAGATTGTTATTGATGCTGCTTTAGATCAAAGCGGAAAATGGGATCAAGGAGAATTGTTGAGAACTAAAGCTAAGATTCAGATTGCACAAGGAAGATTAAAAAATGCTATTGAGACATACACTTTTTTTCTTGCGATTCTTCAAGTCCATAATAAAAATCTAGGAACTGCAAATAAGGTTATGAAG TGTAAGAGAAATCGTGACAGAAGACTAGAAGTGGAAGTTTGGCATGATTTAGCCAATGTGTACACAGCCTTGTCGCGGTGGCATGATGCCGAAATTTGTCTTGCTAAATCTCAGGCTATTGATCCATATTCCGCTTCTAGATTGCACTCCAcag TTTATGCAGGTTTACTTAATGAAGCAAGAGGTCTTCATCAAGAAGCAttgaaatcatataaaaaagCATTAGATATTGAGCCAAACCATGTGGCAAGTTTGATATCAACAGCTTGTGTTCTGAGAAAACTTGGCGGTCAATCATCATCTTTAATTGTTAGAAGCCTTCTCACCGATGCATTAAAGCTTGACACAACAAATTCATCTGCATGGTACAATCTTGGACTTCTCTACAAAGCTGATTTGGGAACATCAGCATTGGAAGCTGCTGAATGCTTTGAAACAGCTGTTTTTCTTGAAGAATCATCTCCCATTGAACCCTTTAGATAA
- the LOC11421347 gene encoding 22.7 kDa class IV heat shock protein has protein sequence MPSMDSPNPLLADHFPDPFCVMEQTYFGVEKDQSAMTLSPVKVDWKETPEEHVIVMDVPGLRKDKIKIEVEENSVLRVIGERKKEEEKKGDRWHRAERSYGKFWRQFRLPENADLDSVKAKMENGVLTLTLRKLSHGKIKSTRLVSIEEENEKASKLSDDEANNNELGNN, from the coding sequence ATGCCATCCATGGATTCCCCAAACCCTCTCTTAGCTGATCATTTCCCAGACCCATTTTGTGTCATGGAACAAACCTACTTTGGAGTTGAGAAAGACCAATCAGCCATGACATTGTCACCGGTTAAAGTAGACTGGAAGGAAACTCCAGAAGAACATGTTATAGTGATGGACGTGCCGGGGTTGAGAAAAGATAAGATAAAGATAGAAGTGGAAGAGAACAGCGTGCTGAGAGTGAttggagaaagaaagaaagaagaggagAAAAAAGGTGATCGTTGGCATAGAGCTGAAAGATCATATGGAAAATTTTGGAGACAGTTTAGATTGCCTGAAAATGCTGATTTGGATTCGGTTAAGGCCAAGATGGAAAATGGTGTTCTTACTTTAACACTTCGTAAGTTGTCACATGGTAAGATTAAAAGTACTAGACTTGTTAGCATTGAGGAGGAGAATGAGAAAGCAAGCAAGCTTAGCGATGATGAGGCTAATAACAATGAGCTTGGAAATAATTAG